The genomic interval ACTGGATGCACGTATGGACGCACACAGGTAAATCTACATGCACCTACACATCTGTAAACTTGGGGGCATGCTAAAAACATGCACACGACTTGAACACTCACCTGAGGTTCGCTCTGCATGATCTTTACAGACCGAGGGTCCTGCACCATGGATATACCAGAATCTTGAGATGATGACTGCCACTGGCTCATGTGCTGTTATGATGTTCATAGACGGAGGGTTCCACACCATAGAGATGCCAGTAACTCGAGATGATGACTGTTGCTGGTGCAAATGCTTCAAGAACAAGCTCAACGCTTTGATATCCGGGTTTCTGCAATTAAGTATGTCATGTGTCAAttaagaaaactatttttaagaatttactagcatttcataaaaattatcaaGTATCAAAATGCGGGTTCAACCCTGGCAACACAATACTCTCTCAAAAAGatattaaactagagctttgtcacagacgtgacgaacacccccacctgaaaagtggatgaaaataacttgaaatagggaacaccatgctgaatgtgtaaaacgcacccatgacctagtttttcccacggcatggcccatgttcgacaatggcctagagatcatctaaatAAAACCTCTGCCCAAGTTTTTTAAAGAGCGGATAATAAGTGCTTGAAATGGAGGGCGGAGAcgtgtaaaacgcattaagtgaccccatgaACTAGTTTTTGGACCGGCATGGTCCATGTTCGatcatggcctagagatcatctatataaaacgtctgaccaagtgtggtgaagagcggatgataagtaatcgaaatagagagcagacaccaaactgaatgtgtaaaacgcactaagtgaccccgtgaccttgtttttggcccgcatggcccatgttcaaacttggcctagagatcatctagatacaacttctgaccaagtttggtgaagattggatgacaaTAACTTGtattaaagagcggacactta from Dreissena polymorpha isolate Duluth1 chromosome 1, UMN_Dpol_1.0, whole genome shotgun sequence carries:
- the LOC127864689 gene encoding uncharacterized protein LOC127864689 is translated as MGQDILINKRSYTHKFKPSERCSHYQTLHLNRNPDIKALSLFLKHLHQQQSSSRVTGISMVWNPPSMNIITAHEPVAVIISRFWYIHGAGPSVCKDHAERTSDAI